The proteins below are encoded in one region of Reichenbachiella sp. 5M10:
- a CDS encoding sigma-54 dependent transcriptional regulator translates to MAKILVVDDDPSFNEMLSSYLRRQNHEVEQAFSAQSALSAFKSQVIDLVLTDFKLPGMDGLELIRTIKEERADMPVILITNYSDVRTAVTSIQLGAFEFITKPVNPDEMLLTIGQALQDKKSPKPKQTKAQGTSTDSPTYVIGSSPQSKDLWQHMQLVAPTKMTVLILGESGTGKEYAAKMIHEKSKRAKGAFVALDCGVLSKELAASELFGHVKGAFTGATQDKKGAFEHANGGTIFLDEIGNLPYEVQVQLLRVIQERKVRLVGSEKEIEVDVRIIAATNENIAVTGSQTEFRADLYHRLNEFELKIPALRERKEDLGEYIDLFLRQACDELDREVSGLDAAAEAIVTKYSWPGNLRELRNVIKRAVLLSTSEFITPAQLPGELAHETSIPAQNGHEDPVTPTPEPPEMDLKALQEKNEKQLIIETLEKTRYNKSKTAKMLNIDRKTLYNKLTKYQIEI, encoded by the coding sequence ATGGCCAAAATCCTAGTTGTAGACGATGACCCTTCATTCAACGAAATGTTGTCTTCCTATTTGCGCAGGCAAAACCACGAAGTAGAGCAAGCCTTTTCGGCACAGTCCGCGCTATCGGCTTTCAAAAGCCAAGTCATCGATTTGGTCCTGACGGACTTCAAGCTACCGGGTATGGATGGTCTCGAACTCATCCGAACCATCAAGGAAGAACGTGCAGACATGCCGGTCATCCTCATCACCAACTACTCTGATGTACGTACAGCGGTCACCTCGATACAGCTCGGGGCTTTTGAGTTCATCACCAAACCCGTGAACCCAGATGAGATGCTACTGACCATCGGTCAAGCGCTCCAAGACAAAAAATCACCCAAGCCCAAACAAACAAAGGCTCAAGGCACATCGACAGATTCCCCAACATACGTGATCGGGTCGAGTCCTCAGTCCAAAGACCTCTGGCAACACATGCAACTGGTCGCTCCTACCAAGATGACTGTCCTCATCTTGGGAGAAAGTGGTACCGGCAAAGAATATGCTGCGAAGATGATTCATGAAAAAAGCAAGCGTGCCAAAGGGGCTTTCGTTGCACTAGACTGTGGTGTCCTCTCCAAAGAGCTCGCCGCTAGCGAACTATTCGGTCATGTCAAGGGGGCGTTTACAGGTGCTACACAAGACAAAAAAGGGGCTTTTGAACACGCCAATGGGGGTACGATATTTCTAGACGAAATCGGCAACCTGCCCTACGAAGTACAGGTACAGCTACTCCGTGTCATCCAAGAGAGAAAAGTACGTCTCGTCGGGAGTGAAAAAGAAATAGAAGTGGATGTACGCATCATAGCGGCCACCAACGAAAACATCGCAGTGACAGGCAGCCAAACAGAATTCAGAGCAGATCTCTATCACCGACTCAACGAATTCGAATTGAAAATCCCAGCCCTGCGTGAACGCAAAGAAGATCTGGGAGAATACATCGATTTATTTTTGCGTCAAGCATGTGATGAACTAGACCGTGAGGTCTCCGGTCTAGATGCAGCTGCAGAAGCCATCGTCACCAAGTACTCATGGCCAGGCAATCTCCGCGAACTCCGAAACGTAATCAAGCGTGCCGTATTGCTGAGTACAAGTGAGTTCATCACACCTGCACAACTACCCGGTGAGCTCGCTCACGAAACCAGTATCCCTGCACAAAACGGTCACGAGGACCCAGTGACTCCAACCCCCGAGCCTCCAGAAATGGACCTCAAAGCGCTGCAAGAAAAAAACGAGAAACAGTTGATCATCGAAACCTTAGAAAAAACGAGATACAACAAAAGCAAAACAGCCAAAATGCTCAATATAGATCGCAAAACACTCTACAATAAACTCACGAAATATCAAATCGAGATTTAA
- a CDS encoding YceI family protein produces the protein MKTKNCIPVILALFALYSCSPKKAQEEKSEEATAVVYDVAAAQVKWTAFKLTDRVGVSGTFNEVDVTAGGAGSVETVLTNGMFSINTASVDSNEATRDPKIKESFFGVFNTPAITGTIVSAEGGKGQVELMMNDTTNMVPFSYITSDSTLVLTTSIDVTNWNGAAAIDSLNSVCELLHKGSDGVSKLWPDVTVQVTIPAKK, from the coding sequence ATGAAAACCAAAAATTGTATCCCAGTTATTTTGGCGCTATTCGCGCTGTATTCGTGCTCACCCAAAAAAGCACAAGAAGAAAAATCAGAAGAAGCTACTGCGGTAGTATATGATGTTGCTGCAGCTCAGGTCAAATGGACGGCATTCAAACTCACGGATAGAGTAGGCGTATCCGGTACGTTCAATGAAGTTGATGTCACGGCAGGAGGAGCAGGGTCAGTAGAAACTGTATTGACCAACGGCATGTTCTCAATCAACACGGCTAGTGTAGATTCCAACGAAGCAACAAGAGATCCAAAAATTAAAGAGTCCTTCTTTGGAGTGTTCAATACGCCGGCGATCACTGGGACGATCGTCTCTGCAGAAGGGGGCAAGGGCCAAGTCGAATTGATGATGAACGATACGACTAACATGGTTCCGTTTAGTTACATCACCAGCGACTCTACATTGGTATTGACTACCTCTATCGATGTGACCAACTGGAATGGTGCTGCAGCGATTGATTCGCTCAATAGTGTATGCGAACTCTTACACAAAGGGTCCGACGGTGTATCTAAGTTGTGGCCTGACGTGACTGTACAAGTCACCATCCCTGCCAAAAAATAA